From a region of the Bacillus oleivorans genome:
- a CDS encoding AI-2E family transporter — protein MDIKIKWLYRLGIILLTFILIYIFLLIRSIWLPLLQIVFTVLTPFVISAFISYLLYPTVEKLHKQGLHRGLSIFIIYVLFFGSVGYGIYKGVPLFVHQLKDFVENAPYFAHQYREIVHTLERETSALPAEIKARISEGIVMAELLLDRLLDKTVDILIKIGNSLFVIILIPFISFYMLKDIEKIKETFWKLTPYKWRNEGKQFLYDIDESLGHYIRGQFTVCLAMGLISFTLFWMIGLKYPLLLGIFVGVTNIIPYFGPIIGAIPSVIIAATMSIKLVIYSLIIILVLQFLEGNILSPYIVGKSLHMHPLLIIAALLAGGEIGGIIGLLIAVPLLAIVKVTLFHIKLRFIDKVRI, from the coding sequence ATGGATATAAAAATCAAGTGGTTGTATAGGCTGGGGATTATCTTACTCACGTTTATATTAATTTATATTTTTTTATTAATTAGAAGCATCTGGCTTCCGCTCTTACAAATTGTTTTCACGGTTTTAACTCCGTTTGTCATTAGTGCATTTATTTCATACCTTCTTTATCCAACCGTAGAAAAATTACATAAACAAGGCCTCCATCGAGGGCTGTCGATTTTTATCATATATGTTCTATTTTTCGGGTCAGTAGGATATGGAATTTATAAAGGCGTCCCTCTATTTGTTCATCAATTAAAGGATTTTGTTGAAAATGCTCCTTATTTTGCCCATCAATATCGAGAGATTGTTCACACATTGGAGCGGGAAACTTCTGCTTTGCCTGCAGAAATAAAGGCCAGGATAAGTGAAGGTATTGTTATGGCCGAGCTGCTATTAGACCGTCTTTTGGATAAAACGGTGGATATTCTAATAAAAATCGGAAATTCCTTGTTTGTGATTATACTTATACCGTTTATTTCTTTCTATATGTTAAAAGATATTGAGAAAATAAAGGAGACATTCTGGAAGTTAACCCCCTATAAATGGAGAAATGAAGGAAAACAATTTTTATATGATATTGATGAATCGCTGGGACACTACATAAGAGGGCAGTTTACCGTTTGTTTAGCAATGGGACTTATCTCGTTTACACTCTTTTGGATGATTGGGTTAAAATATCCTCTCCTGCTCGGGATATTCGTTGGTGTAACCAATATTATTCCTTACTTTGGTCCGATTATCGGGGCAATCCCTTCTGTGATTATTGCGGCAACGATGTCAATTAAGTTAGTGATTTACAGTCTCATTATCATCCTGGTGCTGCAATTTTTAGAAGGAAACATTCTATCGCCTTACATAGTTGGAAAGAGCCTTCATATGCATCCCTTATTAATCATTGCTGCATTGCTTGCTGGCGGTGAGATAGGAGGCATCATCGGACTCCTTATTGCAGTGCCATTGCTTGCAATCGTAAAGGTGACTCTTTTCCATATCAAGCTTAGGTTTATTGATAAAGTCAGAATCTGA
- the alaS gene encoding alanine--tRNA ligase, with amino-acid sequence MKYISGNDIRKMFLDFFAEKGHRVEPSASLIPHEDPSLLWINSGVATLKKYFDGRVIPDNPRITNAQKSIRTNDIENVGKTARHHTFFEMLGNFSIGEYFKEEAIDWAWEFLTSPKWIGFEPEKLSVTIHPEDNEAFELWNKKIGIPKERIIRLEGNFWDIGEGPSGPNTEIFYDRGPQYGDDPNDPELYPGGENDRYLEVWNLVFSQFNHNPDGTYTPLPKKNIDTGMGLERMTSVVQNTPTNFETDLFMPIIQATEEIANIEYGKNEEQTVGFKVIADHIRTVSFAVGDGALPSNEGRGYVLRRLLRRAVRYGKVLGIDEPFLYKLVPVVGSIMESFYPEVNQKQEFIQQVIRTEEERFHETLNEGISHISDIIERLKDKGEAMIPGTDVFKLYDTYGFPVELTAEYAEEAGLKIDIEGFEAEMEQQRARARAARQDVGSMQVQGGVLSELKMDSEFVGYETLETESNIEAIIVNGELVKEVSEGKEAYLILNKTPFYAESGGQIGDKGVIQSPSVRVEVLDVQKAPNGQNLHRVKIVSGELTEGMEVAAKVNHESRKDIIKNHTATHLLHQALKDVLGSHVNQAGSLVEPTRLRFDFSHFGQISEEELDKIEEIVNEKIWESIDVKVFHKSINEAKEMGAMALFGEKYGDIVRVVQVGDYSLELCGGCHVTNTSAIGLFKVVSEGGIGAGTRRIEAVTGKAAYKRLNEQIQILHETSQLLKVQPKDVVAKIQGLQADLKELERENESLKAKIGHIEAGGLLDSVKDINGVKLIAKKIAGSDMNQLRNMVDDLKEKLGSGVILLGTASDDKVQLIAGVTKDLVEKGYHAGKLIKEAAAICGGGGGGRPDMAQAGGKNPEKLDEAIHFAEEWVKSV; translated from the coding sequence ATGAAGTATATTTCTGGAAATGACATTAGAAAAATGTTTCTCGATTTTTTTGCTGAAAAGGGACATCGGGTGGAACCGAGCGCATCTTTAATTCCGCATGAAGATCCTTCTTTGCTTTGGATTAACAGCGGCGTAGCTACCTTGAAGAAATATTTTGATGGAAGGGTAATTCCTGATAATCCGCGTATTACCAATGCACAAAAATCAATCCGGACCAACGATATTGAGAATGTTGGAAAAACAGCACGTCACCATACTTTCTTCGAAATGCTCGGAAACTTTTCAATTGGCGAGTATTTTAAAGAGGAAGCGATTGATTGGGCTTGGGAGTTTTTAACCAGTCCAAAATGGATTGGGTTTGAACCGGAAAAACTTTCGGTGACGATTCATCCAGAAGATAACGAAGCTTTTGAACTTTGGAACAAGAAAATTGGAATCCCGAAAGAAAGAATTATTCGCTTAGAAGGCAACTTCTGGGATATTGGTGAAGGCCCAAGCGGTCCGAACACAGAAATATTTTATGACAGAGGGCCTCAATATGGCGATGACCCGAATGATCCTGAGCTCTACCCGGGCGGTGAAAATGATCGCTATTTAGAAGTTTGGAATCTAGTATTTTCTCAATTCAACCATAATCCGGATGGAACCTATACACCCCTTCCAAAGAAAAACATCGATACTGGGATGGGGTTAGAAAGGATGACATCTGTTGTTCAAAATACACCAACCAATTTTGAAACTGATTTGTTTATGCCGATCATTCAAGCAACTGAAGAAATAGCAAATATTGAATACGGCAAAAATGAGGAACAGACGGTTGGATTTAAAGTGATTGCCGACCATATTCGAACCGTTTCATTTGCTGTTGGCGACGGTGCTTTGCCTTCCAATGAAGGGCGAGGTTATGTCTTGCGCCGTTTGCTCAGAAGAGCAGTCCGTTATGGAAAGGTGCTTGGTATTGATGAGCCGTTCTTATATAAACTGGTACCAGTAGTCGGTTCGATTATGGAGAGCTTCTATCCGGAAGTCAATCAAAAGCAAGAGTTTATCCAGCAAGTGATTCGTACAGAAGAAGAAAGATTCCATGAAACCTTAAATGAGGGAATCAGCCATATTAGCGATATTATCGAGCGTCTAAAAGATAAAGGCGAAGCTATGATCCCAGGGACAGATGTATTTAAGCTATATGATACGTATGGTTTTCCAGTTGAATTAACAGCTGAGTATGCCGAGGAAGCTGGGTTAAAAATTGACATTGAAGGCTTTGAAGCAGAAATGGAACAGCAGCGTGCACGTGCAAGAGCAGCTAGACAAGATGTTGGCTCTATGCAGGTCCAAGGCGGTGTATTATCAGAGCTAAAAATGGATAGCGAGTTCGTCGGATATGAAACGCTTGAAACTGAAAGTAATATCGAAGCGATTATTGTAAATGGAGAACTCGTAAAAGAGGTTTCAGAAGGAAAAGAAGCATATCTGATTTTAAATAAAACTCCTTTCTATGCAGAAAGCGGGGGGCAAATTGGCGATAAAGGTGTAATACAGTCTCCAAGTGTAAGGGTGGAAGTTTTAGATGTGCAAAAGGCACCAAACGGACAAAACCTGCACCGTGTGAAAATCGTTTCTGGCGAGCTTACTGAAGGCATGGAAGTAGCAGCAAAAGTGAACCATGAATCGAGAAAAGATATCATAAAAAATCACACGGCTACCCATCTGTTGCATCAAGCATTAAAAGATGTATTGGGAAGCCATGTAAACCAAGCCGGATCACTTGTAGAGCCAACGAGATTACGATTTGACTTCTCTCATTTCGGCCAAATCTCTGAAGAAGAACTCGACAAAATCGAGGAAATCGTTAATGAAAAGATTTGGGAGAGCATTGATGTTAAAGTTTTCCATAAATCAATAAATGAAGCAAAAGAAATGGGAGCTATGGCTTTATTCGGCGAAAAATACGGAGACATCGTCCGTGTTGTCCAAGTCGGTGATTACAGCCTGGAATTATGTGGCGGCTGCCATGTAACGAATACTTCGGCTATCGGATTGTTTAAAGTTGTTTCTGAAGGCGGAATTGGAGCAGGGACCCGCAGAATTGAAGCAGTAACAGGAAAAGCAGCATACAAGCGTCTCAATGAACAAATCCAAATCTTACATGAAACAAGTCAGCTATTAAAAGTACAGCCCAAAGATGTCGTCGCAAAAATACAAGGTCTTCAGGCTGATTTGAAAGAATTAGAACGAGAAAACGAATCATTAAAAGCTAAAATTGGTCATATTGAAGCTGGCGGCTTACTGGATTCTGTAAAGGATATAAATGGAGTAAAACTCATTGCCAAAAAAATAGCAGGTTCAGATATGAATCAGCTTCGTAATATGGTTGATGATTTAAAAGAAAAACTGGGCTCAGGTGTTATTCTTTTAGGAACAGCTAGTGATGATAAAGTTCAATTAATAGCAGGAGTAACGAAAGACCTTGTCGAAAAAGGCTACCATGCAGGAAAATTAATAAAAGAAGCTGCTGCGATTTGTGGCGGTGGAGGCGGAGGCCGTCCCGATATGGCTCAAGCTGGCGGAAAAAATCCAGAAAAACTGGATGAAGCAATCCACTTTGCAGAAGAATGGGTAAAATCCGTTTGA
- a CDS encoding IreB family regulatory phosphoprotein, with the protein MSSFDKTMQFNFPEEPVEHDVKEVLLHVYEALQEKGYNPINQIVGYLLSGDPAYIPRHKDARNIIRKLERDDIIEELVKSYLKDEREG; encoded by the coding sequence TTGAGCTCTTTTGATAAAACGATGCAATTTAACTTTCCGGAAGAACCTGTGGAACACGATGTCAAGGAGGTTCTGCTTCATGTTTATGAAGCATTACAAGAAAAGGGATATAACCCGATTAATCAGATTGTAGGCTATTTGCTTTCGGGTGACCCAGCCTATATCCCGAGACATAAAGATGCTCGGAATATCATACGGAAGCTTGAAAGAGATGATATTATTGAAGAATTAGTCAAATCGTATTTAAAGGACGAACGTGAGGGTTAA
- the ruvX gene encoding Holliday junction resolvase RuvX yields MRILGLDVGSKTVGVAVSDELGWTAQGLETISIDEEAGEFGFDRLDKLMKEYDVTKVVVGLPKNMNGTIGPRGEASQVYASKIEKRYGIPVVLWDERLTTMAAERVLLEADVSRKKRKKVIDKMAAHFILQSYLNSQ; encoded by the coding sequence ATGCGCATTCTAGGGTTAGACGTAGGTTCAAAGACAGTTGGTGTCGCTGTCAGTGATGAGCTTGGGTGGACGGCCCAAGGGCTTGAAACGATATCTATTGACGAGGAAGCTGGTGAATTCGGCTTCGATCGATTGGACAAGCTAATGAAGGAATATGACGTCACCAAAGTGGTTGTGGGCCTTCCCAAAAATATGAACGGTACGATTGGCCCAAGAGGAGAAGCAAGCCAAGTCTATGCCAGTAAAATTGAAAAAAGATACGGTATCCCGGTTGTATTATGGGATGAGCGCCTGACAACGATGGCAGCTGAACGCGTTCTTTTAGAAGCTGACGTCAGCCGAAAAAAGCGGAAAAAAGTGATTGATAAAATGGCAGCCCATTTTATCCTGCAAAGCTATTTAAATAGTCAATAA
- a CDS encoding DUF1292 domain-containing protein: MDHGEEKHITVYDEEGNEQLCEVLFTFESEEFGKSYVLYYPVGADEGEDDEEEIEIMASSFTPGEEGGELQPIETDEEWDMIEEMLETFLAEEEE, from the coding sequence ATGGATCACGGAGAAGAAAAGCACATTACAGTATATGATGAAGAGGGTAATGAACAACTTTGTGAGGTATTGTTTACCTTTGAATCAGAAGAATTCGGCAAGTCATATGTTCTATATTATCCAGTTGGCGCAGATGAGGGCGAAGATGATGAGGAAGAAATTGAGATTATGGCCTCAAGTTTTACTCCTGGCGAAGAAGGCGGAGAGCTGCAGCCGATTGAAACCGATGAAGAATGGGATATGATTGAAGAAATGCTAGAGACATTTCTGGCAGAAGAAGAGGAATAA